The following proteins are encoded in a genomic region of Pirellulales bacterium:
- a CDS encoding alpha-L-fucosidase, with product MQRYRRLENIAVLGLAVFVFALTLDRLSIRAADSTDAPKTDAPKSDSAKPEPADTETKAQRDARMQWWREARFGMFIHWGIYSVPAGTYNGKRIGSIGEWIQNNGEIPMAEYAKYAAQFNPVKFDADAWVALAKDAGMKYIVITSKHHDGFAMFKSEASPFNIVDATPFKRDVLKELSQACQKQGMKLGFYYSQSQDWNHPGGAIIKRGNREHDWWDPAQQGDFDNYLQTIAMPQVKEILSNYGPVAVLWWDTARQMTPERAGALHDLLKLQPGIITNNRLGGGFRGDTETPEQAIPARGYPNRDWETCMTINDTWGYKSYDTNFKSTRRLLRNLIDIASKGGNYLLNVGPTAEGEIPEPEAQRLREIGQWLRVNGEAIYGTSAGPFPKQLAWGRCTQKDGTLYLHVFDWPSDGKLQVPLLNSQATAALLILPDKPLPVSAADNGITIQLPTEAPNADATVIVLNPHGPLQLATMPIPKQADDGTIRLLPADADITGGAAIQGDDVPNIARWTSTRDVISWKVAVDKPGKFDVTLLYSMGADRAGATFSFSTGDQALSGTVEATKNNSDYQTMKLGTLEIAQAGDTSFTIKADKVPSGGAVMNLRNITLTPAPN from the coding sequence ATGCAGCGGTATCGAAGGCTGGAAAACATCGCCGTTTTAGGGCTGGCAGTTTTCGTGTTTGCTCTAACCTTGGACCGATTGTCGATCCGCGCTGCCGATTCCACTGACGCGCCCAAAACCGACGCGCCAAAATCCGACAGCGCCAAACCCGAACCCGCCGACACCGAAACCAAAGCCCAGCGCGACGCCCGCATGCAATGGTGGCGCGAAGCGCGCTTCGGCATGTTCATCCACTGGGGCATCTACTCCGTCCCCGCCGGCACCTACAACGGCAAGCGGATTGGCTCCATCGGCGAGTGGATTCAAAACAACGGCGAAATTCCCATGGCCGAGTACGCTAAATACGCGGCCCAATTCAATCCCGTCAAGTTCGATGCCGACGCCTGGGTCGCCCTGGCCAAAGACGCCGGCATGAAATACATCGTCATCACGTCCAAGCATCACGACGGCTTCGCCATGTTCAAGTCCGAAGCCTCGCCGTTCAACATTGTCGATGCCACCCCCTTCAAGCGCGATGTGCTCAAGGAGCTATCCCAGGCCTGCCAAAAGCAAGGCATGAAGCTCGGCTTTTACTATTCGCAATCCCAAGATTGGAACCACCCCGGCGGCGCCATCATCAAGCGCGGCAACCGCGAGCACGATTGGTGGGACCCAGCCCAGCAAGGCGATTTCGATAATTACCTCCAAACCATCGCCATGCCGCAAGTGAAAGAAATTCTTAGTAACTACGGCCCCGTCGCCGTGCTGTGGTGGGATACCGCCCGCCAAATGACTCCCGAACGCGCCGGCGCACTGCACGATTTACTCAAGCTGCAGCCGGGCATTATCACCAATAATCGCCTCGGCGGCGGTTTTCGTGGCGATACCGAAACGCCCGAGCAAGCCATTCCGGCCCGCGGTTACCCCAACCGCGATTGGGAAACTTGCATGACCATCAACGACACCTGGGGTTACAAATCGTACGACACCAATTTCAAATCCACGCGCCGCCTGCTGCGCAATCTGATCGACATCGCCAGCAAAGGAGGCAATTACCTGCTCAACGTCGGTCCCACGGCCGAGGGCGAAATTCCCGAGCCCGAAGCGCAGCGCTTGCGCGAAATCGGCCAATGGCTCCGCGTCAATGGCGAGGCCATCTACGGCACTTCCGCCGGTCCGTTTCCCAAGCAATTGGCCTGGGGCCGCTGCACACAGAAAGATGGCACGCTGTATCTGCACGTGTTCGATTGGCCGTCCGACGGCAAGCTCCAAGTGCCGCTGCTCAATTCCCAAGCGACCGCCGCGCTGCTCATCCTGCCCGATAAGCCACTGCCGGTCAGCGCCGCCGACAATGGCATCACCATCCAACTTCCCACCGAAGCCCCCAACGCCGACGCCACGGTCATCGTTCTCAATCCGCACGGCCCGCTCCAGTTGGCCACCATGCCCATTCCCAAGCAGGCCGACGACGGAACCATCCGGCTGCTGCCCGCCGATGCCGACATCACCGGCGGCGCCGCCATCCAGGGCGACGACGTCCCCAACATTGCCCGCTGGACTTCCACCCGAGACGTCATCAGTTGGAAAGTGGCCGTCGACAAGCCGGGCAAGTTCGACGTGACCCTGCTGTATTCGATGGGCGCCGACCGCGCAGGCGCCACCTTCTCCTTTTCCACCGGCGACCAAGCGCTCTCCGGCACCGTGGAAGCCACAAAAAACAACAGCGATTATCAAACCATGAAGCTGGGCACGCTCGAAATCGCCCAAGCAGGCGATACCAGCTTCACCATCAAAGCCGACAAAGTCCCCTCCGGCGGAGCCGTGATGAATCTCCGCAACATCACCCTCACCCCGGCGCCAAATTAG
- a CDS encoding VOC family protein has protein sequence MSQNTICWTDIPVTNLDRAIKFYSAVLKGEVKKESMGPGSEFGLLPHYDSNVSGCLTAAKDNQPSQTGPLVYLSVDGRIDDAIVQAREHGGKIVKEKEQIGPYGFRAVIVDCEGNRVALHSMK, from the coding sequence ATGTCTCAAAATACGATTTGCTGGACGGACATTCCCGTGACGAATTTGGACCGCGCCATCAAGTTTTATTCCGCCGTGCTGAAAGGGGAAGTGAAAAAGGAATCGATGGGTCCGGGGTCTGAATTCGGATTGTTGCCGCATTACGACAGCAATGTTTCGGGTTGTTTGACCGCGGCGAAGGACAACCAGCCGTCGCAAACCGGGCCGCTGGTTTATTTGAGCGTCGATGGGCGGATTGACGACGCCATTGTGCAAGCGCGCGAACACGGCGGGAAAATTGTGAAGGAGAAAGAGCAGATTGGCCCGTATGGCTTCCGGGCAGTGATTGTGGATTGCGAAGGGAACCGAGTGGCGCTGCACTCGATGAAGTGA